One Ahaetulla prasina isolate Xishuangbanna chromosome 10, ASM2864084v1, whole genome shotgun sequence genomic region harbors:
- the KPTN gene encoding KICSTOR complex protein kaptin, with protein METPRNAPFLEDSFTRFSSQSNVYGLAALPGAARGVRRGEEGSAGAGSEEAGGELSSQWGADLATGPGQAGPPGEGPVGLLAATLKGKVIYFRYQHMKWSLRPVARELQFTYIPVDAEIVSIDTFNKPSPKRGLVVGITFIKDSGDKASPFLNIYCDYEPGSEYNLDSIAQSCLNLELQFTPFQLYHAQVQVADRPETVFLLSGNDPAIHLYKENEELHQFEEQPVENLFPELKELPSIVLWLDVCNIPHSGQRITAFGCQSGYIRVAQVEPAERVVLQSWSIQQDGPISKVLVFDLPSISQPDDPSGMVSSRGNTDPNPPIYSVLVTSTLELSVVYRNVLHSGLEDQLVLPLSNQYDSVLCALVTDVDFDGDLEILLGTYGQELLCYKYRTEITARPHCSQQPRGDFHLLWQRSFPSPLLSMDYVDLTSDGLCELAVVCLRGLHILQHSLADVVRCLLKRLQEEAAKRASQPNGPVQDQDSGVEATDGQRPRT; from the exons ATGGAGACCCCCCGCAACGCCCCCTTTTTGGAAGACAGCTTCACCCGCTTCTCTTCCCAAAGCAACGTCTACGGGCTGGCCGCCTTGCCCGGGGCGGCTCGCGGGGTCAGGCGAGGAGAAGAAGGCTCCGCAGGGGCGGGGTCGGAGGAAGCCGGGGGAGAGCTCTCGTCCCAATGGGGAGCAGACCTTGCAACGGGGCCAGGACAGGCGGGGCCCCCCGGGGAAGGCCCGGTGGGGCTCCTGGCGGCCACCCTCAAAGGGAAAGTCATTTATTTCCGCTACCAACACATGAAGTGGAGCCTGCGGCCGGTGGCCAGGGAGCTGCAGTTCACCTACATCCCAG tTGATGCTGAGATTGTTTCTATCGACACTTTCAACAAACCATCTCCCAAAAGAGGCCTTGTCGTGGGCATCACCTTCATTAAG gaTTCGGGAGACAAAGCCAGCCCCTTCCTTAATATTTATTGCGACTATGAGCCCGGCTCCGAATATAATCTGGATTCTATTGCAC AAAGCTGCTTGAACCTGGAATTGCAGTTCACACCTTTCCAGCTGTACCATGCACA GGTCCAAGTTGCTGATCGGCCAGAGACTGTCTTCCTCCTGAGTGGAAACGATCCTGCGATTCATCTTTACAAAGAG aatGAAGAGCTCCATCAATTTGAGGAGCAGCCAGTCGAGAATCTATTTCCAGAGCTTAAGGAACTGCCCAGCAT TGTCCTCTGGCTCGACGTCTGTAACATTCCCCATTCGGGGCAGCGGATCACAGCTTTTGGCTGCCAGAGCGGATACATCCGGGTCGCTCAGGTCGAACCAGCTGAGCGAG TGGTGCTGCAGAGCTGGAGCATCCAACAGGACGGTCCCATCTCCAAGGTCCTGGTTTTTGATCTTCCAAGCATCAGCCAGCCGGATGACCCCTCTGGGATGGTGTCTTCGAGAG GCAACACCGATCCCAATCCTCCAATCTACAGCGTCCTCGTAACCAGCACGCTCGAACTCTCGGTGGTTTACCG GAACGTGCTACACAGTGGTCTGGAGGACCAGTTGGTCTTACCCCTGAGTAACCAGTATGACAGCGTGCTCTGCGCGCTGGTGACAGATGTCGACTTCGATGGCGACCTGGAGATCCTGCTGGGCACCTATGGGCAG gagCTTTTATGCTACAAATACCGGACTGAAATCACGGCGAGACCCCACTGTTCCCAGCAGCCTCGCGGGGACTTCCACCTCCTGTGGCAGCGCTCTTTCCCCAGCCCTTTGTTGTCCATGGACTACGTAGACCTGACCAGCGACGGACTCTGCGAGCTGGCCGTGGTGTGTCTGAGGGGGCTGCATATACTCCAG CACAGCCTGGCCGACGTCGTCCGGTGCCTTCTGAAGCGCCTTCAGGAAGAGGCAGCAAAGCGGGCGTCCCAACCGAATGGTCCCGTACAGGACCAAGATTCCGGAGTTGAAGCTACGGATGGCCAAAGACCAAGAACATGA